The genomic window GCTGCTCGAGGCTCCGGTCGGGCGAGGCCCCGTCGATCGGAGTGCCCGTCTGCTCCTTGGGGAAGGGGACGAGGTCGAAGAGCGGCGCGAGCCTCCAGGTCCCGGCCCGTCTGACGAAGCCCAGGTTGCGGGCGTGGTCGTCGATGTTGTGGACGCAGATCGCGAGCGCCGCCGCACCGACGACGCCGTGCACGGCGGAGGAGCCCGCGACGAAGCGGGCCGTGTCGGCCGCGAGTCGGTACGTCATGGGCTCGAAGGGGCCCAGTGCTGCGGCGGTGCGCATCGACTGGTACCCGAGCCTGCCCCGCGTGGTCCGGTCGAAGCGGTCGACGAGCAGCACGGAGCGCCCGGCGTCGAGGCGCTCGAGGCGGAACGGGGGAACCTCGAGGCCCGCGTCCTCGGCGACCGCGAGCGCGACCGCCTCGCAGGCCTCGACGTCGTAGGCGTCCTGCTCCCACGGGAACTTCGCCATGACGAGCGAGCCGTCCGGGCGCCGCAGCGCCGTTTTGGGGCGGGCGCCGCCCTGGCTGGAGGACCCGAGGTAGATCCTGCGCACCGCCGCGGCGTCGGCCTCGCCGCGGACCAGCGCCGCGACGTCGGCCTCGAGCGCGGCGAGCTCCTCGAGGGGCGCCACGTCCCCGGTCGTCGTCCAGCCCGCGTCCGGATCGGCCGCGAAGCGGAGCGCCCCCTGCCGGGACTCGTCCGCGACGGCGGCGAGCATCCCGAGGCTCGTCGAGATCTCGGCGAGGGGTCGACTGCGGGAGATGACCTGTCTGCCCCAGGCGTCCGGGCCGGCGTCGTCGAGCACGCCGAAGGTGGAGGTGCCGTCGGCGGGCGCCTGCGGTCCCGGGGCGAGCGGGAGCCCTTCGCCGATCGGGAACCCGGTGGCCAGCCAGTCGCGGTCGTAGGTGAAGGACTGGATCTGCGCTCCGCCGAGGAGGGTGACGGTGCCGACCCGGTTGACGGCGCCGTCCTCGGCCGTCCAGCCGACGACGAGGTTCTCGATGCTCATTGCTCCGCTCCCCGGTCCATGGCCGCCAGGACGAGGGCGCGTCCGACCTCCGACTCCATCGGGTCGATGGCGCGCGCGACGGAGGCATCGACGCCGAGGACCGACAGGACGGCGAAGACGTTGCCGAAGGAGACGCCGGAGGGGTCCCTCTCGATCTGGCGGAGGGTGGGGCGGGAGACGCCGGCGCGCTCAGCCACCTCGGTGGCGCTGAGGCCCCTAGCGCGGCGCCACGTGCGAATCGACGGGCCGATCGTGTCCAGACGGCGGCGCACCGCCGGGTGAAAGCTCTTGGGCATCGCTCCTCCTGGCGTCAGTCTGGCAAGAGGAGTTTCCATGCGCAAGTGATTCGGAAAGGATTCGGACTGTCCGTGCGGCTCGCGCGAGGTGGAGGGACGCGAGCGGGCGGCCCTCCCTGGTGGGAGGACCGCCCGTCATCCGCGTCACGATGTCCCGATCTCGAGGTCAGGATGTCCCGATCTCGGCGAAGGGGGCGGTCAGGACTGCCTGGAGCCCTTCGAGGCCCGCGCGCTCTTCGAGCCCTTGGCCGGCGTCGCGGCGTCGGCGGACTCGGCGTCGTCCGCCTCGTCCTCGGTCTCGGGCATCATCGGCTCGGACTCGGCGATGACGGTCTCCGTCTCACCGGAGGTACCCGGCCCCGACGTCTCTGTGATCTCCGGGTAGGTGGGCCACCACATGGCGCCCTGGACGGCCTGGATGAGGTTGTCGTGGTGGACCGTGGCCACGCCCTCCTTCTCCGCCTGGCGGGCCACGGCCACGGCCACCTGCGCCGAGGAGGCGCGCAGGTGCTCGACCGGCGGCAGCAGCGCGGCGCCCAGCGCCCGCGGGTCCACCTGGCTCGCCACGGCCTCGCCGGCCGCCAGGAGCATCCCGTCGGTCACCGTGGTCGCGCCGGAGATGATCGTCCCGAGACCCAGGCCCGGGAAGAGGAGCGCGTTGTTGCTCTGGCCGATGCGGTACAGCGTGTCCTCGTACTCGAAGGGCTGCACGGGGATCCCGGTGGCGACGAGGGCCTTGCCCTGGGACCAGGCGATGACGTCCTGGGGCATGGCCTCGATGCGCTCGGTCGGGTTGGACAGCGGCAGGACGATGGGGCGCTCGACGCCGTCGCTCATCGCCTCGATGACGGGGCGCGAGAAGGCGCCGTGCTGCGCGGAGGTGCCGATGAGGATCGTCGGCTCCACGCGGCGCACCGTCTCCAGCAGGCCCACCTGGCTGCGCCCGTTGACCTGCTCGTGGGCCCAGTGCGAGACCTCGCCGGCGGGGCGGGCGTAGGGCTTCTGGTAGTCGGGCAGGTCCTCCATATCGTCGGTGACGAGGCCGTTGCGGTCGATGAGCCAGACGCGCCTGCGAGCCTCCTCCGGGGTGAGCCCGTCGCGGACCATGCCAGCGGTGATCTGGTCGGCCGTGCCGGTGCCCGCGGTGCCCGCGCCGAAGACGACGAGCTTCTGGTCGGCGAAGGTCTGGCCGGTGGCCTTCATGCCGGCCATGACGGCCGCGATGACGATGGTGCCGGTGCCCTGCATGTCGTCGTTGAAGAAGCGGTAGCGGTCTCGGTTCGCCTCGACGATGCGGCGTGAAGGCGGTCCCTCGGTTGGTCAGCGGGTTGGAGACGATCGGCGGCTTGGGCACGGGTGCTCCGTTCGTTCGGTTCGGGCGCGAGCACCGGCGTCGTCAGGTCCGACGTCGGGACCGCCCGGCGTTGGACGCCCTCATTCTCCCGCGCTGGGACCTTGGTCTCAACGGAAGGTGATGGAGGGAGCAGACGCGGTGTCTTCTCGGACCGTCCGCGGCGGTCCGAGCACGGTGCGACCTGGGGCGACGTCGCCCGGTTCAGGCGGCTGGACGCTCCTGCTCCGACGGCGACGCCGGCCCGGTCGACGGGGCCAGGACCGGGACGATCCAGATGGTCGGTACGAGCACGAGGACGATGAGCAGGAGCGCGTGCCGGTAGCCGATCCACCCGGCGATGAGCCCCAGGACCGGAGGGCCCGCGAGGGAGGCGCCGTAGGCGATCGTCGAGACGACGGCGACGCGCACCGTCATCCACACCGGGTCGTCGCTCACCGCGCTCATGCCGAGCGGGAAGGCGAGGGCCGTCCCCATGGCCCACATGGCGATGCCGACGAGCGCCATCGGCAGCCAGGGCGACAGGCCGAAGACCGTGAGGCCGACGCTCGCCAGGACGAGGGACGTGCGCATCGTGCGGACGCGGCCCAGGCGGGCGATGACGCCCGTGCCGAGGAAGCGCGTGAGCATCATGAAGGACACGAAGACGGTGAGGCCCGTGGTGCCCAGCGCCGTGTTCGTGCCGCCTCCGAAGTCGTCCGTGACGCCGAGCGCGATCCAGTCGTTCGCGCTGCCCTCCGCGAGTCCGCAGGCCAGGAGCAGCAGGCCGATGAGGATGGTCCGGGGCTCGCGCCAGGCGGCGGCCGCCGAGGGGAGTCGGACCGGTGCCGGCCCCGACGGCGCAGGCGGTGGCGCTGACGACGCTCGGCCGGCCGGGCGGCCGTCGGGTGCGGTGGGGGAGCCGTCGGCGACGTCGTCCGCCGCGTCGCCGGGGACCGCCGGCGGGACGACGGGGGTGACGGAGGGCCCGGTGCCCGGGTCCTCCGGGACGACGTCGGCTGCCGCCTCCGCGGCCGCGTCCAGGAGGGGCCGGGCGTCGTCGGCGGGAGCGCCAAGGTCGGCCGGGACCGCGGCCGCGTCGTCGCCTTCGCCGGCGGCCTGCTCGAGCGCCTCCTCGAGCCGCGCAACCCGCTCGGCGTGGTCGACGTCGGGCAGCAGCCACGCGGTGAGCACCGAGTTGGCGACGAGGACGAGCGCCGCGACCGTCGCCAGGTGCGCGACGAGCCCGACGCCCGCTCGGTCCAGCGCTGTGGTGACCGAGGCCGCCAGCACCGTCCCGACGGACCAGCCGGCGTGGAAGCGGGAGATGATCGGCCGCCCCACGGCCCGCTCGGCGCGACCCGAGGCCGCGTTGAAGGTCGTCGTCCACACGCCCGAGGCCGCCTGCGCCAGGTAGAGGCAGATGACGAGCCCGAGCTGCGAGCCCTGCGCGACCATGACGCAGCCGGCGGTGATGAGGACCGCGTAGCTCGCGCTCGCCACGACGAGGGAGCGGCGCGTCCCGAAGCGCTGGATGACGGCGCCCGCCACCGGCATCGACGTGAGGTTCCCGCAGGAGCCGATGAGCAGGATGAGGCCGATCCGCGAGGGGGTGAGCTCCAGGTCCCCGCGCACCGTGGGCAGCCGCGCCACCCACGAGCCCTGCATGAGCCCGTGGAGGAGGAAGACGGCGAAGACGGCGAGCGCGCCGGCACGGGCGCGCGACGGCGTGACGGGTGCGGGGGAGGGCATGGGACCTCCGGGTGTCGGGACGGAGCTGGGGGGCGCGGTGGGGAGCGCGGGGCGGCGCTCTCCTCCGGTCGGGGTGCCTGCCGCGGTCGCGGGGCGGGCTGCTGCGGGGGCGGTGCGGCTGGCCGGCCGGTGCGGTGCAGCTGGGCCCGGGAAGCGTCCCACGCGCGTGCCCGGGGTGTCTGCCCCCTGGACCGTCGCGGCGTCCGATCGTGGGCGGCTCCACACGCCGTCGGCGGTCGCTCGGAGGGGCCCACCGGAATACCCGCCGTCGTCCGCCTGTTGCGCCCACCAGCAGAACCGTCTGGAAAGGACACCTCCATGGCCACCACCAACATCACCGGCGAGCAGTTCAACGAGACCGTCCGCGGCGACGGCATCACCCTCGTCGACTTCTGGGCCTCCTGGTGCGGCCCGTGCCAGCGCTTCGCCCCCGTCTACGAGAAGGCCTCCGAGGCGAACGAGGACATCACCTTCGCCAAGGTCGACACCGAGGCCGAGCAGGGCCTCGCCTCCGCCCTCGGCATCTCCTCGATCCCGACCCTCATGGTCTTCCGCGATGACGTCCTCGTGTACCGCGAGGCCGGAGCCCTCCCGGGCAAGGCCCTCGACTCCCTCATCGAGCAGGTCCGCGAGCTCGACATGGACGAGGTCAAGGCCAAGATCGCCGAGGAGCAGGCCGCCAAGTCCGCCGACGCCGAGGCCTGAGCCCCGCGCGGCACAACGCCGAGATCGGGACATCTGAACCTCGAGATCGGGCTTCCGTCCACAGACACGTCCCGCACCGGGGCGGGGTGTGGAGTTCCGCCCGATGAAGCTGTGGGTGACCTCCCGATCTCGAGGTCAGGATGGCCCGATCTCGCGGGGGTGGGACTCGGCCCTACGCTGGGCACATGCCCGCCACCGCCGCCCGCGACAACGTCCGACTCGCCCGCCTCACCAACTGGTTCGCCACCGAGGCCGTTGAGGCCGGCGACGTCGCCGCCTTCCCGCCCCCCGCCGCCCTCGCCGAGCTGCCCCCGGTCGAGCTGCGCCGTCTCCTCGACGGGCTCCTCACCATCCGCCCGCCCCGCGAGATCCCCGACGACGACGTCCGCGAGGAGCTCGACGAGATGCTCGCCGACGAGTCCCGCGACCGCGCCCACGAGGTCGGCGACCCCGACGCCCTCGCCCTTCCGACGCTCGCCCAGACCCACGGGCTGACCGGTGCGCTCGGCGAGCACGTCGCCCTGTGGAAGGGCGACCTCACGACCCTGCGCGCCGGCGCCGTCGTCAACGCCGCCAACTCCGCCATGCTCGGCTGCCGGGTCCCCGGGCACGCCTGCATCGACAACGTCATCCACGCCGTCGCGGGGCCGGGGCTGCGAGCCGAGTGCGCCGAGTACATGGCCTCGCGCGAGGACCGGCCGGAGGAGACCGGGCGCGCGCTGCTCACCGGCGGATACCACCTGCCCGCCGAGCACGTCCTCCACACTGTCGGGCCGATCGTCGAGGGGCCGCTCACCGACGAGCACCGCGAGCTGCTCGCGAGCTCGTACCGCTCGATCCTGGCGGTCGCGGGGGAGGCCGGGCTGGACTCCGTCGGTCTGTGCTCCGTGTCGACCGGCGTCTTCGGCTACCCCAAGGAGGAGGCGGCGCCGCTCGTTCTCGCCACCATCGAGGCGTGGCTCGCGCTGCACCCGGAGTCGCAGATGCGCATCGTCATCTGCGCCTTCGCGGACGTCGACGTCGCCGTCTACGACAAGGCGATCCGGGCCGTGGCGGCGCGCCGCGGCTGCCGTACGGGGGTGCGCTGAGCGTGAGGCGGCCCGGTGGGGCCGAGAACTGTCCAGAACTCGCAACTTGAAGCAGGGCTTGGTCGGGCGCCATGCTGAGAGCGGCGGAATGACGCGGGCCCGAGCCGCCGTCGGCCGGACGCGAGCCTGAAAGTGGCGAGTTCTGGACAGTGCCGACTGTGAGCCTTACTCGCCCTCTGGGGCGGGCATGAGGACCCATGCAGCCGCGTAGGCGAGCCACATGGGGCCCGGCAGGAGGGCGGCGGCGAGGCAGCCCAGGCGTACGAGCGTCGGGCTCACGCCCCACTCGCGGGCCAGGCCACCGCAGACGCCCGCGAGGAGGCGACGGCGGGAGCGGCAGGGCAGGCTGCTGCGCCAGGACTCGGTGCGCTCGGAGTAGGAACCGGCGGGGTACTGCTGACTCATGACTCCAGCCTGCCCGGGGCGCGGTGCGTCCGGTATCCGGGGTGACCCTGAGCCGCCCCTGAGCGCCCGCCGCCCGTCTCCTCCTCCCGCGTGACGCCGAGATCGGGACATCTGAACCGCGAGATCGGTCCTGAGTCCACAGGCTCTCATTGCCCAGGCGGGCGGAACTGCGCTGGGGAGTCGGGGTGAGTGGCCTGTTGTGGAGAACGTCCCGATCTCGAGGTCAGGATGTCCCGATCTCGCGGGTGGTGGCGGTTCAGGCCTGCGGTGTGGCGGCGGCCGCGGCCTTGGCGGCCTTCGGGGCCGCCGCGGCGATCCGCTCGATCTGCTCGTCGGTGTGCGCCGCGGAGAGGAACCAGGCCTCGAAGATGCTCGGCGGCAGGGCCACGCCCGCCTCGAGGAAGGCGTGGAAGAAGGGTCCGAAGCGGAAGACGTCCTGCGCCTTCGCCTCCTCGTAGTCCCGCACCCCGTGCTCCGCCGCGCCCTCACCGAGCATGACGGAGAAGAGCGACCCGGAGCGCTGCACGCGGTGCGCGACGCCCTCGGCGGTGAGCGCCTCGGACACGAGGTCGCCGACCTGCTGGGCGCGGCGGGCGACGGCGGCGTAGACGGCGTCGTCGGCCTTCTCGAGCGTGACGATGCCGGCGGCGGTCGCGAGCGGGTTCCCGGACAGGGTGCCCGCCTGGTACACGGGGCCGACCGGGGCGAGGAGCTCCATGACGTCGGCGCGGCCGCCGAGCGCCGCCAGGGGCATCCCGCCGCCGATGACCTTGCCGAAGGTGACGAGGTCCGGGATCCAGGCGGCGCGCTCGCGCCAGCCCGTGCCCTCCGCGAGGCCGGTGCGCGGCCAGGTCGGCGTCACCGCGCCCTCTCCGAACGCCGGGGTGGCGAGCGGACCGGTCGCTCCTGCGTCGACCCAGCCGTCCAGGGCCTCCAGCCCCCACATGCCGGCCGGCCCGACGCGGAAGCCGGAGAGGACCTCGTCGGCGATCATGAGCGCGCCGTACTCGGCCGTGACGCGGCGGATCGCGGCGTTGAAGCCGGGCGCCGGCGGCACGATGCCCATGTTGGCGGGCGCAGGCTCCGTGATGACGGCGGCGATCTCGGAGCCGCGCGCCGCGAAGCACTCCTCGAGGGCGGCGACGTCGTTGTACGGCAGGACGATCGTCTGGCCGGCGATCGCGGCGGGGACGCCCGCGGAGCCGGGCAGTCCGCCGGTGGCGACGCCGGAGCCGGCGGCGGAGAGCAGGCCGTCGGAGTGGCCGTGGTAGCAGCCGGCGAACTTGATGACGAGGTCGCGCCCCGTGGCGCCGCGGGAGAGGCGGATGGCCGTCATCGTCGCCTCGGTGCCGGTGGAGACGAAGCGGAGGCGCTCGGCGACGGGCACGCGGCGGCGCACCGCCTCGGCCAGGCGCGTCTCGGCCTCGGTGGGGGCGCCGAAGGACAGGCCCTTGCGGGCGGCGGCGACGACGGCGTCGACGACGTCGGGGTCGGTGTGACCGAGGAGGGCGGGGCCCCAGGAGCCGACGAGGTCGACGAGCTCGTGGCCCTCGGCGTCGGTGACGGTGCCGGCGAGCGCGTGGTCGATGAAGGCGGGGGCGCCGCCGACGCTGCCGAAGGCGCGCACGGGGGAGTCGACGCCGCCGGGGATGACGGCGCGGGCGGCGTCGAAGAGCTGCTGGTTGCTGGTCATGGGTGCTCCTGTGGCTCGGGTGAGCGGCGGGCGCTCGTCGTCGTGCTGCGTGTGTTCCGTGGTCGACCGTCTGTGCACTGCTCGACCGCCGGATTTCCGGAAATCAGGCGGTCGACGGGTGCATTGTCGGTCGACCACGGGGATGGCTGCGAGCCGGGCTCAGTGGGCGAGGCGCTCGGCGATCTCGCGGGCCCAGTAGGTGAGGACGGAGTCGGCGCCGGCGCGGACGATCCCGAGGACGGACTCCATGATGACGCGGTCGCGGTCGATCCAGCCGTTCGCGGCCGCCGCCTCGACCATCGCGTACTCGCCGCTCACCTGGTAGGCGGCCACGGGGACCGGCGACGCCGCGGCGACGTCGGCGAGGACGTCGAGGTACGGGCCGGCGGGCTTCACCATGACGACGTCGGCGCCCTGCTCGACGTCGAGCATCGCCTCGCGGACGCCCTCGCGGCGGTTGGCGGGGTCCTGCTGGTAGGTGCGGCGGTCGCCCTTGAGGGTGGAGCCGACGGCCTCGCGGAAGGGCCCGAAGTAGGCGGAGGCGTACTTCGCGGAGTACGCCATGATCGTGACGTCGTCGTGGCCGGTGGCGTCGAGGGCGGAGCGGATCGCCGTGATCTGTCCGTCCATCATGCCCGACGGCGAGACCATGTGGGCGCCGGCCTCCGCCTGGGAGACGGCCATCGCCTGGTAGAGGGCGAGGGTGGAGTCGTTGTCGACCTCGCCCGCGCGCCTGTCAGTGCTGCCGGTGCCGTCCGCGGACCCCGGGCGGACGAGGCCGCAGTGCCCGTGGCTCGTGAACTCGTCGAGGCAGGTGTCCGCGCAGACGACGAGGGCGTCGCCGACCTCCTCGCGCACGGCGGCGAGCCCGCGGTTGAGGATCCCGTCCTCGTCCCACGCCGGGGAGCCGACGGCGTCGCGGACCTCGGGGACGCCGAAGAGGTCGATGGCGCCGACGCCGGCCTCGGCGAGCGCGACCGCCTCGCGGCGCAGCGAGTCGAGCGTGTGCTGGTACTGGCCGGGCATGGCGGCGATGGCGACGGGCTCGTCGATGCCCTCGCGGACGAAGGCCGGGTAGATGAGCTGGGCGGGGTCGATCCGCGTCTCGGCGACGAGGGCGCGCATGGCGGGGGTGGTGCGCAGGCGGCGCGGGCGGATGACGGGCGCCTCCGGGGCCGGGATGCCGCGGGAGAGGAGGAAGTCGGCGGCCGGGGAGGTCGAGGGGTCGGCGGCGTCGGGGAGGCGGGTGAGGGCGTCGTCGTGGCTGGTGCTCATGCGTGTCATCTCTTCGTGGTGCGTGCTGTAGGTGCTGGTGCGTGCGTGGTGCATGGTGGCTGTGGGGCCGGCGACCGATCTCGAGGTCAGGATGTCCCGATCTCGGCGATCAGGCGGGGCGGTCGTCGGCGGGCTTGCTGAGCGCCTCGATGACGGCGGAGCGGACGCCGGGCGGCGTCGGGGCCTTCGCGATGACGTCGACGTCGATCCCCTCCGCGCGGGCGGCGACGGCGGTCGGCGTGCCGATCGTGACGACCCGCGTCTGCTCGGGCACGGGCCCGGCCAGGTGCAGGAGCGCGCGGGTCGAGGAACCCGCCGTGAGGACGACGACGTCGTAGGCGCCGCCCGCCCAGTCCGCGGCGAAGCCGGTGGGCAGGTCCTCGGGCGCGACCTCCTCCATCGTGTAGGCGGAGACGACGTCGACCTCCCAGCCGGCCGCGGTGAGCCCGTCGACGAGGGTCGGGCCGGCGAGCTTGGATCCGGGCAGGAGGATGCGGCGTGCGGCGCCGCTCGCCCCGGGCTCGGGGCCGGTGCTCATCGGCTCGAGCTCGAGGAGCGCCGCGGAGGAGCCGGCGGCGACGACGTCGGGGCGGCGGCCCAGGGCCTTGGTGACGACGTGCGCCGTGCCAGGGCCGATGATCGCCAGCTTCGTCGACTCGGGGACGCCGGTGACGTCGATGTTCTCGAGGGTGCGGGGGGAGGCGAGGACGAGCCAGGCGTACTCCCCGGCGG from Actinomyces radicidentis includes these protein-coding regions:
- a CDS encoding type II toxin-antitoxin system HipA family toxin, giving the protein MSIENLVVGWTAEDGAVNRVGTVTLLGGAQIQSFTYDRDWLATGFPIGEGLPLAPGPQAPADGTSTFGVLDDAGPDAWGRQVISRSRPLAEISTSLGMLAAVADESRQGALRFAADPDAGWTTTGDVAPLEELAALEADVAALVRGEADAAAVRRIYLGSSSQGGARPKTALRRPDGSLVMAKFPWEQDAYDVEACEAVALAVAEDAGLEVPPFRLERLDAGRSVLLVDRFDRTTRGRLGYQSMRTAAALGPFEPMTYRLAADTARFVAGSSAVHGVVGAAALAICVHNIDDHARNLGFVRRAGTWRLAPLFDLVPFPKEQTGTPIDGASPDRSLEQLLDTDWGVARSDVIRLVTRVAQTARGAWERAPRATGLDPEIAALMGRVVEDACDFGTVLDGTEPRFES
- the maeA gene encoding oxaloacetate-decarboxylating malate dehydrogenase, with the protein product MVEANRDRYRFFNDDMQGTGTIVIAAVMAGMKATGQTFADQKLVVFGAGTAGTGTADQITAGMVRDGLTPEEARRRVWLIDRNGLVTDDMEDLPDYQKPYARPAGEVSHWAHEQVNGRSQVGLLETVRRVEPTILIGTSAQHGAFSRPVIEAMSDGVERPIVLPLSNPTERIEAMPQDVIAWSQGKALVATGIPVQPFEYEDTLYRIGQSNNALLFPGLGLGTIISGATTVTDGMLLAAGEAVASQVDPRALGAALLPPVEHLRASSAQVAVAVARQAEKEGVATVHHDNLIQAVQGAMWWPTYPEITETSGPGTSGETETVIAESEPMMPETEDEADDAESADAATPAKGSKSARASKGSRQS
- a CDS encoding PspC domain-containing protein, which produces MSQQYPAGSYSERTESWRSSLPCRSRRRLLAGVCGGLAREWGVSPTLVRLGCLAAALLPGPMWLAYAAAWVLMPAPEGE
- a CDS encoding MFS transporter, with the translated sequence MPSPAPVTPSRARAGALAVFAVFLLHGLMQGSWVARLPTVRGDLELTPSRIGLILLIGSCGNLTSMPVAGAVIQRFGTRRSLVVASASYAVLITAGCVMVAQGSQLGLVICLYLAQAASGVWTTTFNAASGRAERAVGRPIISRFHAGWSVGTVLAASVTTALDRAGVGLVAHLATVAALVLVANSVLTAWLLPDVDHAERVARLEEALEQAAGEGDDAAAVPADLGAPADDARPLLDAAAEAAADVVPEDPGTGPSVTPVVPPAVPGDAADDVADGSPTAPDGRPAGRASSAPPPAPSGPAPVRLPSAAAAWREPRTILIGLLLLACGLAEGSANDWIALGVTDDFGGGTNTALGTTGLTVFVSFMMLTRFLGTGVIARLGRVRTMRTSLVLASVGLTVFGLSPWLPMALVGIAMWAMGTALAFPLGMSAVSDDPVWMTVRVAVVSTIAYGASLAGPPVLGLIAGWIGYRHALLLIVLVLVPTIWIVPVLAPSTGPASPSEQERPAA
- a CDS encoding uroporphyrinogen-III synthase; protein product: MAAGLEAAGARVDRVDVTRTVPGPAGPRERAAADLAAGEYAWLVLASPRTLENIDVTGVPESTKLAIIGPGTAHVVTKALGRRPDVVAAGSSAALLELEPMSTGPEPGASGAARRILLPGSKLAGPTLVDGLTAAGWEVDVVSAYTMEEVAPEDLPTGFAADWAGGAYDVVVLTAGSSTRALLHLAGPVPEQTRVVTIGTPTAVAARAEGIDVDVIAKAPTPPGVRSAVIEALSKPADDRPA
- a CDS encoding macro domain-containing protein, producing MPATAARDNVRLARLTNWFATEAVEAGDVAAFPPPAALAELPPVELRRLLDGLLTIRPPREIPDDDVREELDEMLADESRDRAHEVGDPDALALPTLAQTHGLTGALGEHVALWKGDLTTLRAGAVVNAANSAMLGCRVPGHACIDNVIHAVAGPGLRAECAEYMASREDRPEETGRALLTGGYHLPAEHVLHTVGPIVEGPLTDEHRELLASSYRSILAVAGEAGLDSVGLCSVSTGVFGYPKEEAAPLVLATIEAWLALHPESQMRIVICAFADVDVAVYDKAIRAVAARRGCRTGVR
- a CDS encoding helix-turn-helix domain-containing protein, coding for MPKSFHPAVRRRLDTIGPSIRTWRRARGLSATEVAERAGVSRPTLRQIERDPSGVSFGNVFAVLSVLGVDASVARAIDPMESEVGRALVLAAMDRGAEQ
- the hemB gene encoding porphobilinogen synthase; translation: MSTSHDDALTRLPDAADPSTSPAADFLLSRGIPAPEAPVIRPRRLRTTPAMRALVAETRIDPAQLIYPAFVREGIDEPVAIAAMPGQYQHTLDSLRREAVALAEAGVGAIDLFGVPEVRDAVGSPAWDEDGILNRGLAAVREEVGDALVVCADTCLDEFTSHGHCGLVRPGSADGTGSTDRRAGEVDNDSTLALYQAMAVSQAEAGAHMVSPSGMMDGQITAIRSALDATGHDDVTIMAYSAKYASAYFGPFREAVGSTLKGDRRTYQQDPANRREGVREAMLDVEQGADVVMVKPAGPYLDVLADVAAASPVPVAAYQVSGEYAMVEAAAANGWIDRDRVIMESVLGIVRAGADSVLTYWAREIAERLAH
- the trxA gene encoding thioredoxin; this translates as MATTNITGEQFNETVRGDGITLVDFWASWCGPCQRFAPVYEKASEANEDITFAKVDTEAEQGLASALGISSIPTLMVFRDDVLVYREAGALPGKALDSLIEQVRELDMDEVKAKIAEEQAAKSADAEA
- a CDS encoding glutamate-1-semialdehyde 2,1-aminomutase, coding for MTSNQQLFDAARAVIPGGVDSPVRAFGSVGGAPAFIDHALAGTVTDAEGHELVDLVGSWGPALLGHTDPDVVDAVVAAARKGLSFGAPTEAETRLAEAVRRRVPVAERLRFVSTGTEATMTAIRLSRGATGRDLVIKFAGCYHGHSDGLLSAAGSGVATGGLPGSAGVPAAIAGQTIVLPYNDVAALEECFAARGSEIAAVITEPAPANMGIVPPAPGFNAAIRRVTAEYGALMIADEVLSGFRVGPAGMWGLEALDGWVDAGATGPLATPAFGEGAVTPTWPRTGLAEGTGWRERAAWIPDLVTFGKVIGGGMPLAALGGRADVMELLAPVGPVYQAGTLSGNPLATAAGIVTLEKADDAVYAAVARRAQQVGDLVSEALTAEGVAHRVQRSGSLFSVMLGEGAAEHGVRDYEEAKAQDVFRFGPFFHAFLEAGVALPPSIFEAWFLSAAHTDEQIERIAAAAPKAAKAAAAATPQA